The nucleotide window TACAATTTGTATATACCATTTCTATCCTATGTGAAGTGTGTAATAATGAATGTAGAAGATTTTAAAAGAAGTGGAAGTGATTTACTATGCAAAAAACTAGAAAAGAACGGATTCTTGAAGCTTTACAAGATCAAAAGAAAAATAAAAAAAGCAAGAAACTCAAAACGGGGGCAACTATTGCTGGGGTTACTGCCATTGCAACTTCTATTACTGTCCCAGGAATTGAAGTAATCGTTCAAGCAGACGAGACAGCAACTATAAGCAACTCTGACAAGGCAACTAGTTCTACTACTTATAGCGTACAAAAGACTGCACTACGTTCTGGTGCAACAGTCCAAAGCTTTATCCAAACAATCCAAACTTCCTCTACAAAAATTGCTGCTGACAATGATTTATATGCTTCTGTCATGATTGCTCAAGCTATTTTAGAGAGCGCATACGGCACAAGTGAATTAGGATCTGCACCAAATTACAATTTATTCGGCATTAAAGGTGCTTACAATGGGCAATCTTATACCAAACAAACACTAGAAGACGATGGGAAAGGCAATTACTATACGATTACAGCTAAATTCAGAAAATATCCTTCCTATCACCAATCTCTAGAAGACTATGCTCGAGTTATCCGTAATGGTCCAAGTTGGAATCCAAATTATTATTCCAAAGTATGGAAAAGTAATACTAATTCTTATAAAGATGCAACAAAAGCCTTAACTGGAACATATGCCACTGATACAGCTTATGCAACCAAACTAAATAACCTTATCAGCACCTATAATCTGACTCAATATGATAAAGCTGGAAATTCAGCAGGTGGCTCTAATGCCTCTAATAGCAGTAATTCTAGTAGCACAACTTATACTGTTGTCAAAGGTGACTCACTTTGGAAAATTGCCAACAAGTACAAGGTCACCGTTGCTAATTTAAAATCTTGGAATAACCTTAAATCTGACAATATTTATATCGGACAAAAATTAAAAGTTAGCGCTTCTTCGTCTTCAAATAGCACGAATACTTCTAAGCCTAGCGCTAACACAAACAACAATAGTAATAGCAACACATCCAAACCTAGCTCAAGCGCCAGTGTCAAAACCTACACTGTCGTAAAAGGTGACTCGCTTTGGAAAATTGCCAATAAATATAAGGTCACCGTCGCTAACCTAAAAAGTTGGAACAGTCTTAAATCCGATAACATTAGGATTGGCCAAAAATTAAAAGTCAGTGCTCCGTCGACTTCAAGTAACACCAACACTTCCAAACCTAGCACAAACAAACCAAGTACTTCCGCGACTAAAACTCACACTGTCAAAAAAGGTGACTCACTTTGGTCGGTATCTAGACAATACAAAACAACTGTTGACAACATCAAATCGTGGAACAAATTGAAAGGTAACACAATTTATGTTGGACAGAAGTTGACGATAAAATAAAATGTTTCATGTGAAACATTTTTATTACTATCAGAAAAAGGATTTGATGATTCCCTCCAAGGGTAATTATCAAATCCATTTTTTCACATCGCTTCCTATCCTTATTATGAATGAATTTAATTATTCCAAACTAAGTAGGAGGAGCCTAATGCATACCCTACAGGAATCATTTTCCCAGATAAGGATGCCACCATACTTACTTTTCAGCATAGGCTGACTAATGTTCCCACGTCTACCTTTTATTTTTACACGTTGCACCGAACCACTGCTTAAATTTGCGATACTCCATGTACCATTAAATCCAGTTGCCTTAAATGGAGGATTTATGACAACGCTCCAATTTAATCGCTTTGGTTTATTAGAAACCCAAATGCT belongs to Listeria ivanovii subsp. ivanovii and includes:
- a CDS encoding LysM peptidoglycan-binding domain-containing protein, producing the protein MQKTRKERILEALQDQKKNKKSKKLKTGATIAGVTAIATSITVPGIEVIVQADETATISNSDKATSSTTYSVQKTALRSGATVQSFIQTIQTSSTKIAADNDLYASVMIAQAILESAYGTSELGSAPNYNLFGIKGAYNGQSYTKQTLEDDGKGNYYTITAKFRKYPSYHQSLEDYARVIRNGPSWNPNYYSKVWKSNTNSYKDATKALTGTYATDTAYATKLNNLISTYNLTQYDKAGNSAGGSNASNSSNSSSTTYTVVKGDSLWKIANKYKVTVANLKSWNNLKSDNIYIGQKLKVSASSSSNSTNTSKPSANTNNNSNSNTSKPSSSASVKTYTVVKGDSLWKIANKYKVTVANLKSWNSLKSDNIRIGQKLKVSAPSTSSNTNTSKPSTNKPSTSATKTHTVKKGDSLWSVSRQYKTTVDNIKSWNKLKGNTIYVGQKLTIK